The Pseudoalteromonas carrageenovora IAM 12662 DNA window CGCTAGAACTGATTCGCCACCAAAACGCTTAACACCTAGGCGTTTGCTTTCTGAATCGCGACCGTTACGAGTACTACCAGCTGCTTTTTTATGTGCCATTTCTAAGTACCTCTAATTAAGCGCTAATGCCAGTGATTTTAACTTCAGTGAACCATTGACGATGGCCCATTTGCTTACGAGAATGCTTACGGCGTCTAAATTTAACAACCTTAATCTTCTCACCGCGACCATGTGAAACAACCTCAGCTGTTACTTTACCACCGTTTACGAACGGTACACCGATCTCGATTTTCTCACCATCAGCAACTAAAAGTACTGAATCAAATTCTACTGCCGCACCAGTTTCAACGTCTAATTTTTCAAGACGAATCGTTTGACCTTCAGTCACACGATGCTGTTTACCACCACTTTGGAAAACCGCGTACATAATTAACTCCGTCTGTGCGCCCTCAAATCGACGCAACTAAAATATTCTTCGATAGGGCGCGAAGTTTACGCTAACGCGAAATAACTAGCAAGCCTATTTTGTAATTAAAATGAATAAAAAGTAGCTGCATTGAGAGCAATTCAATATTTCCCCCATTTTATATTAATTAGGCCTTTTGCCAAGCGCTTTTTAGCCCTTGCTTAAAATTATTTTATGTAGGCAAACAACCCGTCAACAGTACAATAACTAATCGTAACTGACACTGCGATTTGGTTATCAATTAAACAGTTATCTTGGCTAATTCAGTCTAAATTAAGTACTTTAATAGTGTTTTTTCAATCAATCGTCACAAAATATCGAGCTAGTGCATTTTTTGTTGTACAATCTGCGCCGTTCACACATAAAAATTGGCTCGGAGATCAATGGATATAAAAGCTATCCAGGCGTTAATCGAAAGCGATATGAATGACGTCAATCAACTTATACATGCGCAAATGCGCTCAGATGTGGCGTTAGTTAACCAACTAGGTTTATACATTGTAAACAGCGGTGGTAAGCGCGTGCGTCCAATGCTGGCTATATTAGCTGCCAGAGCTTTAGGCTATCAGGGCAAAGATCATATTACGCTTGCAACAATTGTTGAGTTTATTCATACCGCAACGCTATTACACGATGACGTTGTAGATGAGTCTAACTTACGCCGAGGCACACCTACAGCAAATGCTGAATTTGGTAATGCAGCTAGCGTGCTTGTGGGTGACTTTATTTATACTCGCTCTTTTCAGCTAATGGTTGGCCTGGGTAAAATGCAGGTTATGCAGGTCTTAGCGGATGCAACTAACATTATAGCTGAGGGCGAAGTACTGCAATTAATGAACTGCAACGATCCCGATACTACCGAAGCTAGCTACATGCAGGTTATTTATTCTAAAACAGCTAAATTATTTGAAGCGGCTACAGGCCTAGCTGCAATTATTACTGAGCAAGATAAATCAACACTTGAGGCACTTAATTTATACGGTATGCATTTAGGTACCGCTTTTCAGCTTGTTGATGACGTACTCGATTACAATGCAGATGCTGATCAATTGGGTAAAAATATAGGTGATGATTTAGCCGAAGGTAAGCCAACTTTGCCACTTATATATGCAATGCAACATGGCAATACACATCAAACACAATTAATTCGTGATGCTATTGAACACAGTAATGGTATGGAGCATTTAGAAGAGATTTTATCTACGCTCAAACAAACCAATGCGCTTGAGTTTACAATGCAAAAAGCAGAGCTTGAAGCCGATAAAGCGATTGCTTGCTTAGACTTTTTACCTGAATCTAAATACAAACAAGCATTAGTCAGCTTAGCCCGTATAGCCGTTGACCGGGATCACTAACCTTAGTATGCCTCTTAATTTTGATTAAGAGTAAACAAATCTCGAGCAACAAAAAAGCCTGCAAATGCAGGCTTTTTTAATACTCAATTGGCTATTACGCCATGAAATCAACACCTTCTTTGATGTCTTTTTTCAGTGTTTCAAGCATATCGTTTTTAGCTTTTTCTTCAAATGCGCTTAGCTCGCCGTAAGAAAGAATTTCTTCTACGCCGTTTTTACCTAAACGTACTGGGTGAGCAAAGTACTCTGCATCGCCATTTTCAACAGCAACATATGCGTAATCTACTACGTCTTCACCTTGTAGGCCTTTAACTAAAGACATACAAAAACGCGCAGCAGCAGCACCCATAGATAATGTAGCAGAACCACCACCCGCTTTAGCATTTACAACTTCAGTACCTGCGTTTTGGATACGTGGAGTAAGTGCAGCTACTTCTTCATCAGTAAAGCTTACGCCTTCAACTTGAGAAAGTAGAGGAAGAATAGTTGTGCCTGAGTGACCGCCAATTACTGGTACTTTAACAGTTGCTACGTCTACACCTTTAAGTTCAGCAACAAAAGCTTCTGAACGAATCACGTCAAGTGTAGTAATACCAAATACGCGTTTAGCGTCGTAAGTACCTGCTTTTTTAAATACTTCAGCAACAATTGGCACAGTGCCATTTACTGGGTTTGTAATAATACCTACAAACGCTTTTGGACAGCTTGCAACAATGCCTTCAGCTAATGTTTTGATGATGCCGGCATTTACGTTGAATAAATCCGCACGATCCATACCTGGCTTACGTGGCATACCCGCTGGGATAAGTACGATATCAGAACCTTCAAGCGCTTTATTTAAATCGTCTGCGCCAAAGCCTGCAACTTTAACATCTGTTGGGATGTGAGAAAGATCAACAGCAACACCTGGTACTACTGGTGCAACATCGTAAAGTGATAATTCAGAGCCAGCTGGTAAGCCTGTTTTTAATAATAAAGACAACGCTTGACCGATACCGCCTGCAGCACCTAATACAGCAACTTTCATTGGAATTCTCCGTAATTTGAGGTAGGAAATATTTGTGGCTCTTAAGATAATGAAATTAGCGACTAAAAACAAATTTATCCTGCTTATTTCAAGTATATTTTCGACCATAGTTGTAAACTTTGCTCGTTTATCGCATCAAACTGGCAAGTTAACTAAACAACTGCTGCATAATTATTCATTTTTGTGTAGAATTTGCATTATAAATAACAAAAATGAATAAAGACTATGCAACCACAAGATAAACAAGAAGCGTTAGTTAAAGCGTTTAAATCCCTTTTAAAAGAAGAAAACTTTGGCTCTCAAGGCGAAATAGTCGATGCTCTAAAAGAACAAGGCTTTGACAATATAAGCCAAAGTAAAGTGTCGCGTATGTTAAGCAAGTTTGGTGCTGTACGTACACGTAACGCAAAGCAAGAAATGGTTTACTGCTTACCGGCCGAAATGGGTGTACCAACAGCTAAAAGCCCGCTGCGTCAGCTTGTAATTGATATTATGCATAATGAAATGATGATTATCATCACGACAAGCCCTGGGGCTGCACAATTAATTGCACGTTTACTGGACTCATTAGGTAAAGCGGATGGTGTTTTAGGAACTATTGCAGGTGATGACACCATATTTATTGCTCCAGCAAAAATATCAGAAATAGACATTACGCTGGAGCGCGTTCGTATTTTATTTGATACGGTTTAAAGCTGCTTTAAAAAACCAATTGAGGGTGCAAAAAACGCAGACCCCATATCGGCTTGAGTAAAATCAAGCCAATGGTCATAACACTCCCCTGTCCCTAAGCGACTCGTAAGTACCTTTTCAAACGCACCACCCGATGCAGAACAAGTAATACTTAGCATTCCTTGCTCATAAACATCGCCATAAGGCATGCTTTGATTGAGTAATAACGCATGACCATTTTCATCTTTTAATTCACTTCGCGATGCATGACTAGTGCTAATAGCTGGCTCAATGAGTGTATTATCTAAACGCGTACGCCCCATAATTTGCTCTTGCTCGCTCAGTGATAAGTGCTGCCATACAGTTAGGTCGTGTTTAAAACGCTGCACATGAATATAACTGCCCTGATCTTCAAAACTATTTGGCTTATTAACTAAAGCAGTTGCACGCTTTTGCCTGCCATGTGGCGTGTTGCCTCCATAAATAAAACCATTAAAGTCACGACCATCTAAAAAGCGAAAGTTACGAATTTGCTCCACCAGCTCAACATCAGGGGCAAATAACTTTAAAATTTGTAGCGCAAATAAATGGTTAACGTCTTCTCGGTCTGAGCGTATTTGAATAAATAAATCACATGGCTGGGCACTCATAACAAAATCGCTATGGTTTATATTAGGAAAGCTTTGTAGTTCGCTAGGGATATATTCAGGCAAAATATGCGGCCAATACTGGGCGCCAATAGCAACCATGCACGAAAGCATAGACTCCGAGAACTGATCGCTAAACTCCTCCTCAATAGCGCTAACTCGTTTGAGTTTTGCACGCAACGATTCGTCCTGAGCGTCAAATACATTAAAAAATAGGTGCAAACCATGTAAGTTTGCTTCAGCACAAATCCCAGACTGCGCTTGCGCCATTGTTATTCCTTAGCTTTTTATATAACACAGCGAATAACACATTGATTATGATTCGAAAAAATTCACTGTGTGGGGTTTTATTTTTATAATAACCTGTTCATTTTTCTCAAATGACTGGCCATATTGTGCAGCAACTTCAATCTCTTGTTCTGCAATTACAACACTATAAACATAAGCAGAGCCAATAAATCGGCGACTTAAAATAGTAATAGCTTGGCTGTTTTCATCGCAATTTTTACACGCTAATTCTATTTGATGAGGGCGAATATATAATTGCCCATTTTTAGTTTTGTGCGTATGCGCAACTTGCGATTTAACGACACCAAACGCCGTATTATATTCAGTTGCTGTTAATGCTTGTGCGTCTAAGTATATGCCCTGACCCAGAAACTCTGCAACCTCCTTTGACTTTGGCA harbors:
- the rplU gene encoding 50S ribosomal protein L21 produces the protein MYAVFQSGGKQHRVTEGQTIRLEKLDVETGAAVEFDSVLLVADGEKIEIGVPFVNGGKVTAEVVSHGRGEKIKVVKFRRRKHSRKQMGHRQWFTEVKITGISA
- the ispB gene encoding octaprenyl diphosphate synthase — translated: MDIKAIQALIESDMNDVNQLIHAQMRSDVALVNQLGLYIVNSGGKRVRPMLAILAARALGYQGKDHITLATIVEFIHTATLLHDDVVDESNLRRGTPTANAEFGNAASVLVGDFIYTRSFQLMVGLGKMQVMQVLADATNIIAEGEVLQLMNCNDPDTTEASYMQVIYSKTAKLFEAATGLAAIITEQDKSTLEALNLYGMHLGTAFQLVDDVLDYNADADQLGKNIGDDLAEGKPTLPLIYAMQHGNTHQTQLIRDAIEHSNGMEHLEEILSTLKQTNALEFTMQKAELEADKAIACLDFLPESKYKQALVSLARIAVDRDH
- the mdh gene encoding malate dehydrogenase — its product is MKVAVLGAAGGIGQALSLLLKTGLPAGSELSLYDVAPVVPGVAVDLSHIPTDVKVAGFGADDLNKALEGSDIVLIPAGMPRKPGMDRADLFNVNAGIIKTLAEGIVASCPKAFVGIITNPVNGTVPIVAEVFKKAGTYDAKRVFGITTLDVIRSEAFVAELKGVDVATVKVPVIGGHSGTTILPLLSQVEGVSFTDEEVAALTPRIQNAGTEVVNAKAGGGSATLSMGAAAARFCMSLVKGLQGEDVVDYAYVAVENGDAEYFAHPVRLGKNGVEEILSYGELSAFEEKAKNDMLETLKKDIKEGVDFMA
- the argR gene encoding transcriptional regulator ArgR; translation: MQPQDKQEALVKAFKSLLKEENFGSQGEIVDALKEQGFDNISQSKVSRMLSKFGAVRTRNAKQEMVYCLPAEMGVPTAKSPLRQLVIDIMHNEMMIIITTSPGAAQLIARLLDSLGKADGVLGTIAGDDTIFIAPAKISEIDITLERVRILFDTV
- a CDS encoding Dyp-type peroxidase, which gives rise to MAQAQSGICAEANLHGLHLFFNVFDAQDESLRAKLKRVSAIEEEFSDQFSESMLSCMVAIGAQYWPHILPEYIPSELQSFPNINHSDFVMSAQPCDLFIQIRSDREDVNHLFALQILKLFAPDVELVEQIRNFRFLDGRDFNGFIYGGNTPHGRQKRATALVNKPNSFEDQGSYIHVQRFKHDLTVWQHLSLSEQEQIMGRTRLDNTLIEPAISTSHASRSELKDENGHALLLNQSMPYGDVYEQGMLSITCSASGGAFEKVLTSRLGTGECYDHWLDFTQADMGSAFFAPSIGFLKQL